Genomic window (Blastocatellia bacterium):
ATATCACCAATGATTGCTACTTCTAAGCCTTCAATTTTTTGTTTATGTTCACGAATAGTTAAAGCGTCAAGTAGGGCTTGTGTAGGGTGTTCATGCGCTCCGTCGCCAGCATTAATAACAGAAGTGCGACAAATGCGGGCTAGTTGTTGGGGAACGCCTGCTGATGAATGGCGAATAACAATTGCATCAGCACCATTGCTTCTAGATTTCTAGCTGTATCAATTAGCGTTTCACCTTTTGACAAACTGCTACTAGAGGCAGAAATATTAATTGCATCAGCAGAAAGACGTTTGGCAGCAATTTCAAAGCTTGTTCTGGTACGTGTAGAGGGTTCAAAAAAAAGATTGATGACTGTACGACCTCTAAGAGTCGGGACTTTTTTTATTGGACGGCGGGAAATTTCCTTAAAAGCTGCTGCCGTGTCGAGAATTGTATTAATCTCTTCTACAGAGAGATCTCTAATTGCTAACAAATCTTTTCGATTAAAAGCCACAAACAATCCTTAAGCTTCTGGGGCAGGTTCGACAACAATAACTTGTTCTATTTCGTCAAATCCTTCCAACATAACTTTAACAATTTCTGCTTGTTTGGTAGCGACTTTCTCGCCTACATAATCAGCATGAATTGGTAGTTCACGATAACCACGATCTACTAAAACAGCTAGTTGTACTCGGCGAGGACGGCCAAAATCCATTAGTTCATCAAGTGCTGCTCGAATTGTTCGACCTGTATAAAGTACATCATCAACTAAAATTATGGTTTGTTCTTCTACTCCACCAGGAATATCAGTATCTTGAACAACAGGTTTAACATCTACTGTAGAAAGGTCGTCTCGGTAAAGTGTTATATCTAATGTACCAACAGGAGGGCGAACACCTTCAAGTTCAGCAATTTTATTAGCGATTCTTTCGGCTAGTGGTACACCTCGACGGCGAATACCTACGATTAATAATTTTTCTGTGCCGCGATTACGTTCAACTATTTCTGAAGCTATACGTGAAAGGGCGCGGTTAATAGCAACAGCGTCCATTAATTGAAATTTTTGTACAAAATTCATCGATCTTTCTCCAAAATAAACAAGCTAAAATTTTACTGCAAAACCCGTCTTTATAGCATAAGCTAATAAATGATAGCAAGGTGTCCAATAGCTTGTTGGTGACACGAAGTAATTAATACTCTACTACTGCCAATTCTACAATTTGGTAATTTTCTACTCTCATTTTTAAGAAATTTCCTTCTATTAAAGGGAGCAAATAAGCTCCCGTGCCTCCACTAGAAGCAGTGGCATTTGGATCTAGCTGTTCTCTAACTTCTAAAGGTAATTGCTTAATAATTAGGTCAAAATCAGGTATGCGGCGTTGTTTACCAAAAAGGATAAAAGCCCCTTCGGGAAGTGCTATTGGCAGAGAGATATCTTTGATCATTTCTTCTACTTTAGGCATAAAACAATATTATCTCTCCTAATAGATACTAACTGTTGTTGGCGCAAAGTTTTTTATTGTAAGTTTTTCTTTAATAACACATTAAAATAGTATCTAGCAAGTACAGATAACTATTATTACTCTTTGACATAGATAAAAACTTTGGTATTTATTGAAAGTAATAGGTTAATAGACTACTATAATCAACCTAAAAATTAAATCTTAAAAGAATTTTTTTCTTAGTTCAGAAGAATATTTGCGGCTAGTTGTTAATGGAGTTGTTATGTTGCGCAAATAAATTTGGTAGCTACTTCTAAACCAAGGCTCTATTCTTTCAATATATTCAATATTTATTAAAACTGATCTGTGAATACGTAAGAATTGTTGGGAAGGTAGGTGTTCTTCCCACTCACGTAAGGATTTTAGGACTAGTTTTTTTTCACCCTTAGTTGTGTAAACCTCTGTATAATCGCCAGTTGCCGAAATATAACTAATAGAATTTATTTTTACAAAGCCTGTTCGACCTTGACCTTTAATAAAAATAAAATCGTTGTAATCTAATGGTTGAATGGGTTTAGACTCATTTTTAGGTGATTTTTCTAATCGAGCGAGAGCCTGACTTAACCGAGGTAAACTAACAGGCTTAAGCAAATAGTCTAGGGCATTTACTTCAAAAGCACGAATAGCAAAATTATCAAAAGCAGTAACAAAAATAACAGAAAAGTCTATTTCCATTTTTTCAAACAACTTAAAGCCGGACTCTTTTGGCATTTGTATATCTAAAAATACCAAATCTGGCTCAGTTGTATTAATTACTTCTATAGCTATTTCGACACTATTGGCTTGACCTACAACTTGGATTTGTTGGAAATGAGCAAGTTGATGTTGTAGGTCTTGACGTGCTAATTCTTCATCATCTACCAATACTACACGTAGTTGCTTCATTTGTTTTATTTATACCTTTCTTCTAGGATTAAACAGGTATTTCTATTGTTATATAGACATAGCCTTTTTGTTCACTAATATTAATAGTGTGATTATCAGAATAATATTCTTTTAAGCGTTGTTTTACATTATCTAATCCTACACCTAAACTAGCACTTTGAGGAATGTCGTCATCATCAGGTTTTGCTATCCAATAGCCGCTATTAATTACATCAAAAATGAGCATATCATTTTCTATTTTTACAGATAACTTTATTTCAAGTGGTAGCCTACTAGTCACCATTCCATACTTAATAGCATTTTCTACAAGTGGTTGTAGCAAAAAGGCTGGCATTGTGTAGTTATTAGCTGCCTTTTCAAAGTTAGTTTTAACTATTAATGTATCCTTAAAGCGAATTTGTTCTATAGCTAAATAATTTAGTGTAGCTTGGATTTCTTCTTCTACGGAAACTATTGATTTCTTTCTATTTAGTAGCAAGTAGCGTAAATAGTCTGCTAGTTGTGTAAGCATATTTTCAGCCGCTTTGCCATCTGTAGAAATTAAAGCTCGAATAGACATTAAGGAATTAAATAAAAAATGTGGATTAAGTTGATAAAGTAAAAGCTCTAAATAAAGTTGCCTAGTCATCCGAGAGATTTTTAATTGATTTTCAACCCGCACAATAACTTCTTCAACTTGAAAAGGTTTAGTTACATAATCCACACCACCAACGCTAAAAGCTTTAATTTTGTCTATCATATCACTATTAGCACTAATGAAAATTACAGGGATTTTTTGGCTATTAGGGTTACTTTTTAGCTGACGACAAACGTCATAACCGTTGACTAGGGGCATATTAATATCTAAAAGCACAATATCAGGAGGTGCAGCCTTTATTGATGCAAGCGCGTGTTGACCGCTATTGGCTACTCTTACATCATAGTTTTGTGCTGTTAACATTTTTGATAGGACTTCTAAATTGTTTGGCTCATCATCAACAATTAAGACTTCCCCTTTATAGCTCTCAATATTTAATGGCATAGAATCAAAGCTCTTTTTTGGGGTTTAATAAGCAAATGTAGTTGGCATCTTATAATCCCTACAATAAAACAGACTCTTCACCAGTAATTTTAGGACAGTTATACTTGGGGTGTCGAATGCTTGTTAAGATGGATTGTCCATTGAGCGATAAAATAAACCTTTTAGCCAAAGATCTTTATTTACTAACTTTATTTGTAAGCTTATCTATCATTTGTAAAAGAGCTTCTACTTGATAGTTTTTAATCATGTTTTGTAAATGATTTTTTAGGTCTTTATTATCTTTTCCTATATCTTCAATTATCTCTTCTGCTAAAGTTAACCTACCTTGTAATGCTGCTTTATGCAGGCGGTTTAGCACTTTTGTAGGAACATTTTCTAGCAAGGCAACTATTTCAAAAGAGCTTATTTCTTTGTTAGATTTTTGCTCTGTTTTAGTCTCCAAAACTTTGTAGGAAAACTTTACTCCAAGGTGCTGTTTTAATTTTTGGAAAATGGTTTTTTCTAAATAAGGTTTAGTAACAATATCATCACATCCTACATTATAAATACCAGCATGGTCTTGTTCAAAAGCACTAGCCGTCATAGCAATTATTACGGTTGATTTTGAGTTATTTTCTAGTTCTCTAATTTTTCTTGTCGCACTATAACCATCTAAAACTTTCATTCTAATATCCATCCAAATCAACTTTGGATGCCAGGATTGCCAAATTTCAATAGCTTCTTGACCATTTGTTGCCTGGCGAACTTCAAAACCAAGAGAAGTTAAAAAAGTGCTTAAAACTGTGCGGTTTTCTGCTCGATCGTCAACTACTAAAATTCGGTGTTTTGCCTCGCCTTCAGCTAAACCTATGATGTTATCTTCTTCAGATCCTACTATTTGCGAACTCTCATTTATTTGAGGTAGTTCAATATCAAAAGCAAATACGCTTCCTCTACCTTCTTCACTAACTACAGTTATATCTCCACCCATTAATTGTACAAGGTTGCGGCTAATAAATAGTCCAAGTCCTGTTCCTTCCTTGGATTGTTGACCACTAGAAGTTTGGACAAATGCCCCAAATAATTTGTTTATTTCTTCTTTGGAAATACCTGTTCCAGTGTCTTGAACCTGGAAAAATACTCTTGAATCACTATATCTAACAGTTAAAGTTATTTTACCTACACTAGTAAACTTGACAGCATTAGCTAGTAGATTAATTAATACTTGTTTAAGCTTCTTTTCGTCTCCCTGGACTTGTTGAGGCAAGTTAGCAGGAATTTTACATTCAAACTCTAAACCTTTTCCTGTAGAGTGAGATGTAAAAATACTGGTAATATCACTAAGTAAATTATGAAGATTAAAAGTCGTTTTTTGAAGTTCGACTTTGCCAGATTCAATTTTAGAGATAGATAAAACATCGTTAATTAAAGATAGTAAGTGTTCACCACTGCGCAAAATAGTTTTTAAGTACTCACCCTCTTGTTTTTCAAAAGGGTGTTTGCGTAAAATTATTTGAGTAAAACCTAGGATAGCATTTAATGGGGTGCGTAATTCGTGGCTCATATTTGCTAAAAAAGCACTTTTAGCTTGATTAGCTATTTCTGCTGCATTTGCGCGTAGTTGATTTTCTAGCAGTTCTTGTTTTATTCTTAGCCGTTTATTTCTAGCTCTAATAGCAGTAAAACATATTACTGAAAAAGTACCAAAATAAAGACAGTAAGCCCACCAACGTTGCCAAGGTGGAGCAACAATTCTTACTTTTACTGAAACCCCTTGTTCATTCCAAATGCCATCACTATTTGCCCCTTTTACTTTGAAAATATAGTCTCCTGGAGCTAAGTTAGTGTAACTAATATAGTTTCTATTATCAACCATTCTCCATGTTTCGTTAAGTCCTATAAGTTTATAGGCATAAGAATTTTTTTCTGGGTCAGAATAGCTTAAAGCCGCAAATTCAAAAGAAAAATAATTTTCTTTATGAGAAAGTTCAAAAACTTCATTTGATTCTAAATTTTGAGCTAACAAAAGAGCGGCTTTTGGAGAAGGTTTATCAAAAATCTTAAAATTGGTAATAATGATTCTTGGGACATACTTAGTGCTTTCTATTTGTTCAGGAAAAAAGCGAGAAAAACCATCTACTCCACCAAAAAACATCTCTCCACTTTTACTTTTATAATATGCTCCAGAATTATAACTGTAGCCTTGTAATCCATCGCTAGGGCCGTAGCTAGCAAAAGTTTCTTTTACAGGATTAAATTTAATAAGTCCTCGGCTACTAGTACTTAACCAAAGATTTCCTTGACTATCTTCTAATAACCCTAAGATAGCGTTATCTGCTAAACCTTGCTCTTTTTTGTAATACTTAAAACTATTGCTTTTAAGATCAAAACAATTTAGCCCTCCACCATAAGTTGCTATCCAAAGCCTCTTTTGTTTGTCTTCATGAATTGACATTATGGTATTTGCATTTACGCTTTTATTAGTAGGATTTTTAGGGTCATATTTGTAAATTGTAAAAGCTTCTGTTTTAGGGTCAAATTTGTTTAATCCTCCGCCTTGAGTACCTATCCAAATATTGTCATCACTATCCACAAGCATAGAAAAAATAGCGTTTCTACTTAAACTATTAGGATTTTTAGGGTCGTTTAAGTAGGTTTTAGTTTCTTCTGTTTTAGTATCATATTTAATTAGTCCTTTCATTGAACCAATCCAAAAAATTCCAGAACTTGATTGACAAATTGGGCCTAAGCCGTTGTCACTTAAAGTTTTTCTCTTAAAACCATCTATTTTAGGGTCGTATTGATGTAAAGTTCCGTCATGTGTTCCTACCCATAATATTTTCTTTTGATCTTCATAAATTGAATAAACAGTATTATGACTTAAGCTAGAATTAGAATTTTTATTATACATATAATGCTTAAAGGTTTTAGTTTTAGCATCATAACGATTTAAGCCTCCTCCACCAGTCCCAACCCATAAGTTGCCTTTTGAATCTTCACAAAAAGCATATATAGTATTATGACTTAAACTATTAGGAAATCTTGGATCCTTAAAAATGGTTGTAAATTTTTGACGGTTTAAGTCAGCTTTGTTTACACCATTATTGGTTCCAACCCAAAGTATTCCTTCTCTATCTTGAAAAACTGACCAAATTTCATCACTACTTAAATTAGCACCAGAAAGTTTATCATCTGTAAATAAAGTAAAATCAGCGGTTTTAGGATCAAATCTAAAAAGCCCTAAAGTTGTAGTAGCAACCCAAAGCTTACCCCAAAGATCTTCACAAATTGAATAAATATCGTTGCCATCAGTGCTACTAGATGAATTAACTTCGTTTAAGTAAGCAGTAAAAGAGTTTGTAATAGGGTCAAATTTATTAAGTCCTCCTCCATAAGTACCAACCCAGAGATTTCCATTGTTATCTAGATAAAGCGACAAAATGTCATCTGCACTAAGGTTTCCAGTTTTTTTTGGATCACTAAGATAACGAGTAAAATTATTAGTTTTAGGGTCAAGTTTATTAAGACCTTCTTCTGTTCCAACCCAAAGATTTCCTTCTTTATCTTCACAAATAGCTGTAACAAGATCATTACTTATACTTGTTGGAAGTTTTTCATCATAAAGATAAGATGTAAACTTATTAGCCTTTGCATCATACCTATTTAAGCCTTTAGATGTTCCAATCCAATATATTCCAACTTTATCCTGATAGATTGCACTAATACGGTTATTAGTCAAACTATTAGAATTATTGGAGTTATGCTTATAAACCGTAAAATTATCCGTTTTTGGATTATATTTTGTTAATCCTTCAGATGTTGCTACCCAAAGAGTTTCTTCTCTATCTACATAAATTTTTAGAATTTCACCACTAGGTAAAGAATAAGGATCTTTTCCATCAGGACGGTAAATTGTAAAGTTGTAACCATCAAATTTATTAAGGCCGTCCTCTGTACCAAACCACATAAAACCCTGTTTATCTTGATTAATAGTTGAAACAACGTTGTGGGATAAACCCTGGTCTATTTGGTAATTTGTAAATTTGACATTTGCTTGTTGGCTATAAGCTAGATGAACAGAGAATAACGTAATACAAAAACCTATTAGCAAAAATACCGGAGTATTATGTTTAGTTAAAGTTTTGTTACTAAAGTTAACCATAAGACTAGTAAGCAGTTATAAGATAAAAATAGAGATAAAAAATTAGCTAATTATCCCTTAATAATTAGCTATCTGCAACTAACTTAACAGGTAGTTAAGTTTATTTTGGCGATAAAATAAGCTATTTAGCGATAAAAAAAACCATTTGTAGATTTTTGCTTATTTTATGTAAAAATTTCCTAATAATGTAGCTTATTAACTAACACAAAATATCTTTAGATTTATGCAAAAAAGTTAACTGGGTTTGAGGAGCGTAGCTTAAAGGCAAAATCTTACGGTTTAGGAATAATGCCAGTAGTAGATAAAGATTCTTGCAAGATGCCTACGCCCTCATAGTTATAATGCTTAGGTGTTTTAGATAAAATAAATAAACGTTTAGGCTTATTAGCAGCAGAAATACTTTTATAAAATTCGGAGGTTTTTATTTGCTCTCTAATATCCATAAAACCTAGAAAAATACTTAAATGTTCTTAAGCTTTGCCAAAATATAATAAATAACTACTGCTAGATTATGTGTCTAGCTTTGCAGGAGAAGAAACTTAAAAATTGGCAATTATAAGCTTGTATTTTGATAATAAGTGTTTGAAAGGTATATTGGCAGATTGTTAATAAAAATTGTTTGGAAAAATAAATGTTCTGCTGCTAATAAATTTTACTTAAAATTACACAAGTAATGTAAACGTAATAACTAAGATTCCCAATTTTTGGATCATATTCCGTTGTATCTTGACCTGCTAAGTCAAATTAGCAGGTTTTTTATTTGGTTAAATTAAGTACGCTGTAAACTAAATATTCTAATATTTTAATCTTAAGCCCCAGTTGGCAACAGATACGTAGCGTAGGGCTTCGACTCTACGTATAATAACGCAATGCCCCTAAAAACCCCAACGGGGCGATAGAGTTTTTTAATGTTAAGAAACAACTCTGTCGCCCCGCTTGGGCTTTTGGGAATACCTGATTATTATACCTAGGGTTGAAATCCTAGGCTACCTATCTTTCGTCCCGTTGGGGCTTTAAGAGATAAAAAGCCAAAAAACTTTGTTGACAGTGCATTAATTAAATTCTATTTTGGTTTTTGTCTCTCTCCATTTGTCATAAAATTTTCTACTTTTAACTTATTTTTATTTATAAAAATGCTTTAGCTGCATAACCAAATGTTAGGCAATTTCTAAATTTTATAAAAGGTTATTACTAGTGTTTCTACTTTTTTAAGTAGTGTTTTAGCTATTTTATTTTCTTAAAAAGTAGCCATTAACTAATCAAAACAGAAAGGGTTATCAATCAGAAGTGGCTTGACAGAAAAAATCCATGCCATATACTTTGGAAGAAAGCGGCTTCTAATTTTTATCAATCACAATTTATCCGGGGCGTGGCTCAGTCTGGTAGAGCGCACGGTTCGGGACCGTGAGGTCGGTGGTTCAAATCCACTCGCCCCGACTTAGTCCGGCTTCATTATTATTTTATATTACAGCGGATAGCTTAAAATTAATTACTTAATAATATTTATGCATTTAGCCCGTTATTTTCTCATTACTGGCAAAGTTCAAGGGGTGGGATACCGTTATTTTGCAATGCGTGCGGCTAATCAATATCAGATCTCTGGATATGTACGTAATTTAGCTTCTGGACAAGTAGAAATTGTAGCTGAAGGCCAGCGTGAGGCAATGGAAAGTTTTAAGAAAGAGCTAGCCATTGGGCCTTATCATGCAGAAGTGATTCAAATAGAGGAAAAGATTTTAGAAAATACAGGACGCTTTCAAGGTTTTCGTATTGAATACTAGTAGCTAAGAGAAATTAATTTTTTTTGGGTATTAATAATAGTTAATCCTATGCAAGAAAAACGTTCCCGTCCCCGTTTAAAGGTTTCTATGCCTGTTCAAGTCATTGGGCGTACTATTGATGGAGAAAAATTCCGTGAACTCTGTCAAACACAAGACGCTTCTGCCTTTGGACTTTGTTTAGTTTTAGAAGCAATTGTGCCACGTGGAACAATATTATTTTTAAGTATGCAAATGCCACGTCGGTTGCGTCTTTATGATTTAGCTAAAGATGTTTATCAAATTTATGCGCAAGTCCAACGAGTTCATATGTTAACAGAAGGTGGTTGTGAGGTTGGACTGTCTTTTATAGGTAAAAATCCTCCTTCAGGATATGAAAATTATCAAAGTGCAGAATTTTTTAATACAGAAATAAAAAGAACTACTGGAACCTACAAACCTGTCACCACAACACAAGTAAATGCAAATAATCCTACTAGTCACTCAGTTACAAACACAACTACAGGAACCAATGAAGTGGCAAAACCTCCTAACACAAATAATAGTGCTTGGGAACGTCCTGGCCGAAGAGATGCACGTCATAATATCCCAATAGATGTTATGATTGATTTTTTAGACATTAACAGTAGTATAATTAGGCAAGAACCAGGCTTAGTTACTAATATTAGTCGTGGTGGGGCCTGTGTGATGGCTGCAACAGAAGCACAAATTGGTAGCAAAGTCCGAGTTTCTATGATGAGAGAAAATTTTATTGTCTTGAGTTGTGTTAAAGCTATTACTACTAGTCAAGGCGGTGTATGTAATTTACATTTAGAATTTATTGATAAATGTTGGATGGGAGGCGGTTAACGCAAATGGAAGAATTAAAAAAATTGATTCGGGAAGTACCCGATTTTCCTAAACCAGGAATCTTGTTTTATGATATTACTACTTTACTGAAAAATGCTAAGGGGTTAAAGACAGTTATTAACCGAATGAGCGAAGCTTTTGCAGGAGAAAAAATAGACACTGTAGTTGGAATTGAGGCACGAGGTTTTATTTTTGCTCCAGCACTTGCCTATCATATTGGCGCAGGCTTTGTTCCTGTACGTAAACCAAGAAAATTACCTGCTTCCACAGAATCAATTAGTTATGAATTAGAATATGGTACTGATACTTTAGAAATACATCGTGATGCAGTAGGCCAGGGTCATAGGGTTTTAATTGCTGATGATTTACTAGCGACTGGTGGAACGGCTAAAGCAGTAGTTGATTTAGTTGAAAAATTAGGTGGTCAAGTGGTTGGATTAACTTTTGTTATAGAGTTAGATTTCCTTCAAGGCAGGGAAAAACTAGCTAATCATAATGTATATTCCTTACTACAATATCAGTCATAAGTATTGTTTATTATTAGAAAGATTTGTCAACGTTTAAGGCTCAACTAATTTTAAAGAGTCTTGCTCTCGTAGCTCAAATGGATAGAGCAACGCCCTCCTAAGGCGTAGGTTGCGCGTTCAAGTCGCGCCGAGGGCATAAATTATTATTTAATCTAAATATATTGGGCTGTAACAATCACACCTTTTTTGTTATGGTTTTTTATCCTTTTGATTAGTTACTATAAATTAGTTAATTCTAGGGGGATTCTTTTGGACGTAAAGCTATTTACTGAGCTAAAAAATTTTTCTCCAGAAAAAATGGTAAAAGTAAATCTTTTTGAAACAGAAAACTTTTTCTGTGATATATATTGTTTTGAACCAGGACAACAACAAAAATTGCACACCCATAATGGGGCAGATAAAGTTTATTTTGTTTTAGAAGGTGAAGGGAAATTTTTTGTTGGAACAGAAGAAAAAATCTTAGACCAAGGTAATGCGATTTTAGCCGCTTCAGGTTTTGTGCATGGAGTAGAAAATATTTCTCAAAATAAATTAGTATTGTTAGTTTTTATGTCTCCTAACCCAAATGTAAAAACTGCTGTTTAATTGTTGAGCCACTTTTATTAAAGTTTTTGGTATTTATTTAGCTTATGGAACAAACAACCAAAGAACAATTACGGGCAATGTTTTCTATAAAACCCCCCGAACCACAACCAGCAAAAGTTGCTCCGGTATTAAATCCAATGGAAACTATCCCTATTATTAATCTTTTAGAAATGGATTTAAGTAATATTGCGGATATTTCCCAGGAAGAAGAAGCCAAAGATTATACTTTTGGTTATGGAGAACAATTAAAAAGCTTAAGATATGGTGGAGATAGTAAAGACCCAAAAACACGAACTGATTTAGCAAAAGTAAAAAAAAGAGATGGCGAAATTATTGATAATAAATATCTGATTCTAGGCTCTTTAGGGGCCGGAGGTGCTTCAGAAGTTTACCTTGCCCAACGTCTTTTAATTGGTGATAAAGTTGCACTAAAACTACTTCGTAGTAGTTATGCTAGAGATCCTGACACTGCAAAACGATTTCATTTAGAAGCTGTTACAACAGCTACTATTAAACACCCTAATATAATTACTATACACGATTTTGATTTTACTGATGAAGGTACTCCATATATAGTAATGTAGTTACTTAGAGGAGAAACCTTATTAGGTGAACAGCAAAAAGTAGGCGCAATTTCTATTCGACGGGCAATACAAATAGTTACCCCAATTTGTCACGCGCTTAATGTGGCGCATTCACAAGGCATTATTCATCGAGACTTAAAGCCTGCCAACATAGTTTTACATCGTACAGACGATAACAACGAGGTAATGAAATTAATAGACTTTGGAATAGCAAAACAAGTAATAGAAAATGATTTTGATGAAATGAAAACCCTTCCGGGCTTAGTTGTTGGAACGCCTGCTTATATGTCGCCAGAACGTTGTATGGAAGAGCCATATGATCACAGAACAGATATTTATAATTTAGGCTTAATTTTTTATGAATTGACTGCTGGACAACATCCTTTTCAAGCTAAAACTATGATGGCAATGATGGCAAGGCAAATTTCTGATAAACCTCGACCATTGCATGAATTAGTACCTAATCTTCCTTCTGCCTTAGAAGATGTAATCTTTAAAGCTCTAGCCAAAGCTCCTAAAGAACGTTATGCAACAGCACTTGAATTTGCAGAAGCCTTAAACAATGCTTTTTATACATCTTCCATGACTTAAATTTTAGCTTGGGGAGTCTTTAACATACCAATCTTCGTGTAGCGACCACCCAGAGCAAAATAAACAAGCCGTCCACCGCCATTGATGATAACAGCCCGGACAAAGCCCGCGAGTATCAAAAGTATTCCAGCCAGTACCACAACCATTAGAAAAATATTCAGGATGTCCGCTACTGATGCAATACCAGCGGCTAGAGGCTTTTGGCTGCCAACTACATAATGGGCAACGAATACGTATAAAATCTGGCTCTTCTTCTTTTTGCTCTGGCTTTTTTTCTTTTACCTCATCTGGAAGATCGCTTTTTTGCAGTAGAAATAAGCTTATTTCTTGGCTGTTAGTTTCCATAAATACTTATAATATAGCTAGTTAGATCTATAGTTAGTAAATTCCATATGAATGCCAAAATCTTTTTCTTTAAGCAGTTTAATTACTTCTTGCAAAATATCTCGATCACGACCAGCAACCCTAACAATATCAGCATTGATTGAGGCTTGAACTTTTAACTTACTATCTTTGATATATTTAACTATTTCTTTGGCTTTTTCTGTTGGAATCCCCTGTTGCAAATCAATTTTTTGGCGGACAGTGCTTCCCGCTGCTGGCTCAATTTTGCCATAAGTTAACCCTTTTAACGGTACACCACGCTTAATTAATCTTTGCTGGAAAACGTCGTTAAGACTATTTAGCTTAAAATCATCATCGGATAGTAAAGTTACGGTGTTATCTTTTTCTTCTAAAGTAATATCGCTTTTACTTCCCTTAAAGTCAAACCGTTGTTTAACTTCTTTCATTGTTTGATTTATAGCGTTAGTTACTTCGGTTAAGTCGATTTTTGAAACAATATCAAAAGTATTTTGCTGGGACATAAAACATTATCCTTGTTGGGATTATAAATTAAAAAAATTACGAAAATTAGTGCTAGTAATTTCTCCTAGCTCTTCAGTGGTTTTGCTATGGAGTTCTGCTAGGCGTTTAGCAGTTTCTTTGACCCATGCTGGTTCATTGCGTTTGCCTCGAAAAGGCTCTGGTGCTAAATATGGGCAATCAGTTTCAATCAACAGGCTATCAAGTGGCAACCGTGCAGCAGTTTCCCTTAACTCTTTAGATTTCTTAAAAGTAATTACTCCAGAAAAAGAAATTAAAAAACCCATATCTACTGCTGCTTTTGCTAGTTCATAACTTCCTGTAAAGCAATGAAAAATGCCTCTTAGCCCAGTGTCTAGCCAATATTCTTTAAGGATTTGTATAGTATCTTCCTCAGCATCGCGCGTATGAATAATTACTGGAAGTTGTCTTTCTTTAGCTAGCTTAAGTTGTTGAATAAAAGCATTTTGTTGAACTTCACGCGGGCTATTATCATAATAATAATCTAGCCCAATTTCCCCCCAACCAATTACTTTTGGGTGGCGAGAAAGTGCAACTAGCTTATTTTCTAGCTCTTTATCTAGTAGTGAAGCATCATGAGGATGTACACCAACGGTTGTATAAATAAAGGGATATTG
Coding sequences:
- a CDS encoding cupin domain-containing protein gives rise to the protein MVKVNLFETENFFCDIYCFEPGQQQKLHTHNGADKVYFVLEGEGKFFVGTEEKILDQGNAILAASGFVHGVENISQNKLVLLVFMSPNPNVKTAV
- a CDS encoding PilZ domain-containing protein; the protein is MQEKRSRPRLKVSMPVQVIGRTIDGEKFRELCQTQDASAFGLCLVLEAIVPRGTILFLSMQMPRRLRLYDLAKDVYQIYAQVQRVHMLTEGGCEVGLSFIGKNPPSGYENYQSAEFFNTEIKRTTGTYKPVTTTQVNANNPTSHSVTNTTTGTNEVAKPPNTNNSAWERPGRRDARHNIPIDVMIDFLDINSSIIRQEPGLVTNISRGGACVMAATEAQIGSKVRVSMMRENFIVLSCVKAITTSQGGVCNLHLEFIDKCWMGGG
- a CDS encoding response regulator, with translation MVNFSNKTLTKHNTPVFLLIGFCITLFSVHLAYSQQANVKFTNYQIDQGLSHNVVSTINQDKQGFMWFGTEDGLNKFDGYNFTIYRPDGKDPYSLPSGEILKIYVDREETLWVATSEGLTKYNPKTDNFTVYKHNSNNSNSLTNNRISAIYQDKVGIYWIGTSKGLNRYDAKANKFTSYLYDEKLPTSISNDLVTAICEDKEGNLWVGTEEGLNKLDPKTNNFTRYLSDPKKTGNLSADDILSLYLDNNGNLWVGTYGGGLNKFDPITNSFTAYLNEVNSSSSTDGNDIYSICEDLWGKLWVATTTLGLFRFDPKTADFTLFTDDKLSGANLSSDEIWSVFQDREGILWVGTNNGVNKADLNRQKFTTIFKDPRFPNSLSHNTIYAFCEDSKGNLWVGTGGGGLNRYDAKTKTFKHYMYNKNSNSSLSHNTVYSIYEDQKKILWVGTHDGTLHQYDPKIDGFKRKTLSDNGLGPICQSSSGIFWIGSMKGLIKYDTKTEETKTYLNDPKNPNSLSRNAIFSMLVDSDDNIWIGTQGGGLNKFDPKTEAFTIYKYDPKNPTNKSVNANTIMSIHEDKQKRLWIATYGGGLNCFDLKSNSFKYYKKEQGLADNAILGLLEDSQGNLWLSTSSRGLIKFNPVKETFASYGPSDGLQGYSYNSGAYYKSKSGEMFFGGVDGFSRFFPEQIESTKYVPRIIITNFKIFDKPSPKAALLLAQNLESNEVFELSHKENYFSFEFAALSYSDPEKNSYAYKLIGLNETWRMVDNRNYISYTNLAPGDYIFKVKGANSDGIWNEQGVSVKVRIVAPPWQRWWAYCLYFGTFSVICFTAIRARNKRLRIKQELLENQLRANAAEIANQAKSAFLANMSHELRTPLNAILGFTQIILRKHPFEKQEGEYLKTILRSGEHLLSLINDVLSISKIESGKVELQKTTFNLHNLLSDITSIFTSHSTGKGLEFECKIPANLPQQVQGDEKKLKQVLINLLANAVKFTSVGKITLTVRYSDSRVFFQVQDTGTGISKEEINKLFGAFVQTSSGQQSKEGTGLGLFISRNLVQLMGGDITVVSEEGRGSVFAFDIELPQINESSQIVGSEEDNIIGLAEGEAKHRILVVDDRAENRTVLSTFLTSLGFEVRQATNGQEAIEIWQSWHPKLIWMDIRMKVLDGYSATRKIRELENNSKSTVIIAMTASAFEQDHAGIYNVGCDDIVTKPYLEKTIFQKLKQHLGVKFSYKVLETKTEQKSNKEISSFEIVALLENVPTKVLNRLHKAALQGRLTLAEEIIEDIGKDNKDLKNHLQNMIKNYQVEALLQMIDKLTNKVSK
- a CDS encoding acylphosphatase, whose translation is MHLARYFLITGKVQGVGYRYFAMRAANQYQISGYVRNLASGQVEIVAEGQREAMESFKKELAIGPYHAEVIQIEEKILENTGRFQGFRIEY
- a CDS encoding adenine phosphoribosyltransferase, which codes for MEELKKLIREVPDFPKPGILFYDITTLLKNAKGLKTVINRMSEAFAGEKIDTVVGIEARGFIFAPALAYHIGAGFVPVRKPRKLPASTESISYELEYGTDTLEIHRDAVGQGHRVLIADDLLATGGTAKAVVDLVEKLGGQVVGLTFVIELDFLQGREKLANHNVYSLLQYQS